From a region of the uncultured Draconibacterium sp. genome:
- the coxB gene encoding cytochrome c oxidase subunit II, translated as MYSSEITKASNFVQGVDTAFLVIMGISFLFLIGLTVVMLVFIFKYNKKRNPKATQIEGSTKLEIIWTVVPFLLTMLMFYYGWAGWKPMQRAPKDAMEITAYGRMWNFSFEYENGRRTDTLFLPKDKPIKLNLVAMDVLHSLYIPAFRVKQDMVPGKKDNFMWFEPQKVGTYELFCAEYCGLQHSYMYTYVEVMEDSAFQTWIADTTNVAASASEIDSPAATGNRIMQNIGCFACHTLDGTKLVGPSFKGIWGAEHTVETGRETRQVTVDEEYIRKSIYDPNADVVDGYNKGLMVSYEGQLSDEDIDNIIEYLKTVK; from the coding sequence ATGTATAGCTCAGAAATAACCAAAGCCTCAAATTTTGTTCAGGGTGTCGACACTGCATTTCTTGTCATAATGGGCATATCGTTTTTGTTCCTTATCGGGCTAACGGTAGTAATGCTGGTTTTTATTTTTAAGTATAACAAGAAAAGGAACCCAAAAGCCACGCAGATTGAAGGAAGTACTAAACTTGAAATCATTTGGACTGTTGTTCCGTTTCTTTTAACCATGTTGATGTTTTACTACGGATGGGCAGGTTGGAAACCCATGCAACGTGCACCAAAAGATGCGATGGAAATTACCGCCTACGGTCGTATGTGGAACTTTAGTTTTGAATATGAAAATGGCCGTCGTACCGATACCCTCTTTCTTCCAAAAGACAAGCCGATAAAACTCAACCTGGTGGCCATGGATGTGTTGCACAGTCTTTACATTCCGGCTTTTCGCGTAAAACAGGATATGGTACCGGGGAAAAAGGATAACTTCATGTGGTTTGAGCCGCAAAAAGTGGGAACCTACGAATTGTTTTGTGCCGAATATTGCGGGTTGCAGCACTCCTACATGTACACTTATGTGGAGGTTATGGAAGATTCTGCGTTCCAGACCTGGATCGCTGATACAACAAATGTTGCGGCTTCTGCCTCCGAAATTGATTCGCCGGCAGCAACGGGTAACCGAATCATGCAAAATATTGGCTGTTTTGCTTGTCATACACTTGACGGAACCAAATTGGTTGGCCCAAGTTTTAAAGGAATTTGGGGGGCAGAACATACGGTTGAAACCGGTCGTGAAACACGGCAGGTTACGGTTGATGAGGAGTATATCCGAAAATCAATTTACGATCCGAATGCCGATGTTGTGGACGGATACAATAAAGGATTAATGGTATCGTATGAGGGGCAACTTTCTGATGAGGACATCGATAATATTATTGAATACCTGAAAACGGTGAAGTAA
- a CDS encoding cytochrome C oxidase subunit IV family protein, with the protein MSEDKHHHIVPYRLYVIVLVALLALTFGSIGITSIELGEFTVAAALLFAVVKSALVLTYFMHLKYDKPYIKLMVAFVFAIFVVVIVITFLDYLYRV; encoded by the coding sequence ATGTCAGAAGATAAACATCATCATATCGTTCCGTATCGATTATACGTCATTGTTTTGGTGGCGCTGTTGGCACTAACTTTTGGGTCGATAGGAATTACCTCGATAGAACTAGGCGAATTTACTGTTGCTGCAGCCTTGCTATTTGCCGTAGTAAAATCGGCATTGGTGTTAACTTACTTTATGCACCTTAAATACGACAAACCATACATTAAATTGATGGTGGCCTTTGTGTTTGCCATTTTTGTGGTTGTAATTGTGATAACCTTTTTAGATTACCTCTATAGAGTATAA
- a CDS encoding cytochrome c oxidase subunit 3 family protein: MAEHQHAHVEHPDMYDPESSKIGMWLFIFTELLLFGGLFIVYSVYRYLNPDAFHLAAEELNTFIGAFNTVILLVSSMTIAMSTTALQKGHKKVAIALVVLTFIIGIGFLVNKYFEWGVKFSHGIWPGSEQMLNEMSQGEILFFGLYFVMTGLHALHIIVGLIIMGFAIRGVANGKVNAKRPSLLDNCGLYWHLVDLIWIFLFPLFYLIH, translated from the coding sequence ATGGCTGAACATCAACATGCTCATGTGGAACATCCCGACATGTACGATCCTGAATCGTCGAAAATCGGAATGTGGCTGTTTATTTTTACCGAACTACTGTTGTTTGGTGGCCTGTTTATTGTTTACTCGGTATATCGTTATCTGAATCCCGACGCCTTTCACCTGGCGGCCGAAGAACTAAATACCTTTATTGGCGCGTTTAATACCGTTATTCTTTTAGTGAGTAGTATGACGATTGCCATGTCGACCACTGCTTTGCAAAAAGGACACAAAAAAGTGGCCATTGCACTGGTGGTGCTAACTTTCATTATTGGTATTGGCTTTTTGGTGAATAAGTATTTTGAGTGGGGCGTAAAATTCTCGCACGGAATCTGGCCCGGATCAGAACAAATGCTGAATGAAATGAGCCAGGGCGAAATTCTATTCTTCGGGCTTTATTTTGTGATGACCGGACTTCATGCACTTCATATTATTGTAGGGCTGATAATTATGGGCTTTGCAATACGAGGTGTTGCCAATGGAAAAGTAAATGCCAAACGCCCTTCGTTACTCGATAATTGTGGCCTGTACTGGCACCTTGTCGACCTGATCTGGATTTTCCTTTTCCCGCTATTTTATCTCATCCATTAA